The genomic DNA TACTCCAGCCGGATTCGTAAGCGGGCCGAGCATGTTGAACAGGGTACGCAGGCCCAGGTCGCGGCGCGGGCCTGCGGCATGTTTCATGGCGGAGTGATGGCTTTGGGCGAACATGAAGCCGATGCCGAGGCTGTCAATGCAACGCCCCACTTGCGTGGGCGTCAGGTTCAGGTAGATGCCCGCAGCTTCCAGCAGGTCCGCACTGCCGCTCTTGCCGGAAACCGCGCGATTGCCATGTTTGGCCACGGTGCAACCCGCCGCCGCAAGGACGAAAGAAGAAGCGGTGGAAACGTTGAAGATGTTGGCGCCATCACCGCCCGTGCCGACGATATCGACTACGCCATCAAGGCTTTTCAGCTCGACCTTGTCAGCCAGCTCACGCATGACCGAAACCGCGCCAACGATCTCGTCGATGCTCTCGCTCTTCATGCGCATGCCCATCAGGAAGGCGCCGATCTGCGCCTCGCTGCACTGGCCGGTCATGATCTGGCGCATCACATCGCGCATTTCTTCGGTGGAAAGGTCCAGGTGGCCGACAATACGGCTCAACGCGCTCTTGATATCCATGCTCGGTCCTTAGCGGCGGCCGCCGGTCTGCTTGAGGAAGTTGGCGAACAGCTCGTGGCCCTGCTCGGTCAGGATGGACTCAGGGTGGAACTGCACCCCTTCTATATTCAGTGTCTTGTGGCGCAGGCCCATGATCTCGTCGACCGAACCATCGTCATGTGCAGTCCAGGCAGTCACTTCCAGGCACTCTGGCAGGGTCTCGCGCTTGACCACCAGGGAATGGTAGCGGGTTACGGTGAGCGGATTGTTGAGGCCGGCGAAGACGCCCAGGTCGCGGTGATATACCGGGCTGGTCTTGCCGTGCATGACCTGGCGGGCACGCACTACATCGCCACCAAACGCCTGGCCGATTGATTGGTGGCCCAGGCAAACTCCAAGGATCGGCAGCTTGCCGGCAAAATGCAAAATGGCCTCGATGGACACACCGGCTTCGCTCGGCGTGCAAGGGCCAGGGGAGACGACGATGCGCTCAGGGTTGAGGGCTTCTATCTGGGCAACGGTGATTTCGTCGTTGCGAATGACTTTGACCTCGGCACCCAACTCGCCAAGGTACTGAACGACGTTGTAAGTGAATGAGTCGTAATTGTCGATCATCAGTAACATCGGGCTAAACCTCTAGAATCTACTGACTTTAAAAGTCGAACCTTCCTACACCAAAAACAGACACGGCGTTGCCACTAGGGGCGCTCGGAAACGGACAGGAAGGCAAACGGGGGCGGGCCGGACAGGCCGGCAAGAGATAAAGTCAGGCGCGCCAACGCCAACGGGCGTGGGCCTTGATAACGCGCATCAAGAGTTTGCTGACGATCAACACGGGATAGGTCTCGCTCATACTTGCAGGCACAGTAGCCTACCGGCGCGGCGGGCGCAATATGCCCGTAAATACGGGAAACGAATGGACTTGGAAGGCATGCCCTGCGATTTGCTAAGGTCGATCGGGTTGTCCTCATAAAAACAATGAAAAGGATGTTCCCAGATGCGAAAAGCACCTTTGCTACGTTTTACCTTGGCTACGTTGGCGCTCGCCTGCAGCCAGGCTTTCGCAGCCCCCTCGCCTTACTCGACAATGATCGTCTTCGGCGACAGCCTCAGCGATGCCGGGCAATTTCCTGACCTGACCGGCGGTACTGCCGGTATGCGCTTTACCAACCGTGATGAGAATGGCAACTTTGCACCTGTCTCGCCGATGATCCTCGGCGCACGCCTGGGTGTGAATCCGGATGAGCTCAACCCATCCACATCATTCGGAATACGCCCCGACGGCAACAACTGGGCCGTTGGCGGCTACACCACGCAGCAGATCCTGGATTCGATCACCACCACTTCCGAGACAGTCATTCCGCCAGGCCAACCTTTTGCCGGCCTGGTACTACGCGACAAGCCCGGCTATCTGGCCAATGGCTTGCGCGCAGACCCCAATGCCCTCTACTACCTGACCGGTGGCGGCAACGACTTCCTGCAAGGCCTGGTGAGCAGCCCTGCCGATGCCGCCGCTGCGGGATCGCGCCTGGCAGCCAGCGCCCAGGCCCTGCAACAAGGTGGCGCCCGCTACATCATGGTCTGGCTGCTACCCGACCTCGGCCAGACGCCGAACTTCAGTGGCACCCCGCAGCAAAACGCCCTGTCGCAACTGTCCAGCGTGTTCAACCAGTCACTGGTCAGCCAACTGGGCCAGATCGATGCCGAAATCATTCCACTGAACATTCCCGTACTGCTGAACGAAGCACTGGCCAGCCCGACGCAATTCGGCCTGGCCAGCGGGCAGAATCTGGTCGGCACCTGCTACAGCGGCAACAGTTGCGTGGAAAACCCACTGTACGGCATCAATGGCACCACACCCGACCCCACCAAGCTGCTGTTCAACGACTCGGTACACCCGACCATCGCCGGCCAGCAACTGATTGCCGACTACGGCTACTCGATCCTTTCCGCACCCTGGGAGCTGACGCTGCTGCCGGAAATGGCCCACGCCAGCCTGCGTGCGCATCAGGACGAACTACGTAATCAATGGCAGGCACCCTGGCAAGCGGCTGGCCAATGGCAGGCCTTCGTTGCCACCGGTGCGCAAGATCTGGACCTCGACGGGGGGCGTACTTCTGCCGACGCTGACGGGCGCGGCTACAACCTCACGCTGGGTGGCAGCTACCGGCTCAACGACACCTGGCGCGTAGGGCTTGCCGGCGGTATCTATCGCCAGAAACTGGAGGCAGGAGAACAAGACTCGGACTACAAGCTGGACAGCTACCTGGCCAGTGCCTTCGCCCAGTTTCGTAAGGACCGCTGGTGGGCCGACGCAGCGCTGAGTGCTGGGCACCTGGATTACCAGGACCTCAAGCGCACCTTCGCCCTGGGCGTGAATGACCGAAGTGAGAAAGGTGATACTGACGGCGAAGCCTGGGCTGTGACCGGCCGACTGGGATACAACCTGGCAGCCGATAGCAGTCGCTGGCAGCTGGCGCCGTTCATCAGCGCCGACTACGCGCGGGTGAAGGTGGACGGTTATGACGAGAAGAGCGGACGTTCGACGGCACTGGGCTTCGATGACCAGGAACGCACTTCGCGTCGTTTGGGTCTAGGGTTGCAGGGCAGCGTGCAGGTACTGGCCAACACCAGGCTGTTTGCCGAGGTGGCGCAGGAGCATGAGTTCGAGGATGACCAACAGGATGTGACGATGCACCTGACGACACTGCCAGCCAATGACTTCACGCTAACCGGGTACACACCGCAGAGCAATCTGACACGCGCCAGCCTTGGGCTGAGCCATGAGCTCGCAGCGGGGGTGCAACTGCGCGGGAACTACAACTGGCGCAAGAGCGATGAGTTGACCCAGCAAGGCATAAGCCTGGGCGTCAGCGTCGACTTTTAACAGAACGGGGCCGCCATGCGGCCCCACGCCTGTGAATCACTCGGCAGGACGTTGCTCAGCCAACGCCACCGCACGGAACATCGCCCGGCGCTTGTTGATGGTTTCTTCCCACTCCAGCGCCGGCACCGAGTCGGCGACGATGCCGCCACCGGCCTGCACATGCAGCTCGCCGTCCTTGATCACTGCCGTGCGAATGGCAATCGCGGTATCCATGTTGCCATTCCAGGCAAAGTAGCCCACTGCACCACCGTAGACGCCACGCTTGACCGGCTCCAGTTCGTCGATGATCTCCATCGCGCGGATCTTCGGTGCACCCGATAAGGTACCCGCCGGCAGAATCGCCCGCAGTGCATCCATCGCGGTCAAGCCCTCGGCCAGTTGCCCGGTAACGTTGGAAACGATGTGCATTACATTGGAGTAGCGCTCGATCACCATCTTTTCGGTCAGGCGCACGCTACCGGTGCAGGACACACGCCCCACATCGTTGCGGCCCAGGTCGATGAGCATCAGGTGCTCGGCGATTTCCTTGTCGTCCGACAGCAGGTCATCTTCCAGCGCCCGGTCGGCCTCCTCGTTGGCCCCCCTTGGACGGGTACCGGCAATCGGGCGTACGGTGACCAGGTTGTCTTCCACCCGCACCAGTACTTCCGGCGAGCTGCCGACAACGTGGAAGTCCCCGAAGTTAAAGAAGTACATGTACGGCGTCGGGTTGAAGCAGCGCAGCGCACGGTACAAGTCTATGGGCGCTGCCTGGAAGTCGATCGACATGCGTTGGGACGGCACCACTTGCATGCAGTCACCGGCCAGGATGTACTCCTTCACGGTGTCCACAGCGCGCTCGTAATCCTCCTGGGTAAAGGAGGAGCGGAACGCCGGCTCTGCCGCCATGGGGCCGCTCAGGTCCAGGCCGCGTCGCGGCGTGATGGGTTCGCGCAGCTTGGCCAGCAGGCCTTGCAGGCGCGCCTGGCCTTGCTCGAAAGCCTGCTCCTCGGACGGGTCGACCAGTACGATCGCATGCATCTTGCCGGCCAGGTTGTCGAACACCACCACGGCATCCGAAACCATCAGCAGGATGTCCGGCACGCCCAACGGGTCAGGATTGGGGCAAGCGCCCAGGCGCTTTTCCACGTAGCGCACACAGTCATAGCCAAAGTAGCCGACCAGGCCACCGTTGAAACGCGGCAGACCGGCAATGTCAGCAACCTTGTAGCGGTCCTTGAAGGTTTCGACGAATGCCAGCGGGTCTTCGACATCATGGCTTTCGACCTGCACGCCATCGTGCAGGATGCTCACGTGATAGCCATGCACACGCATCACCGTGCGCGACGGCAGTCCGATCATCGAATAACGCCCCCACTTCTCACCGCCCTGCACCGACTCGAGCAGGTACGAGTTGGCCTGGTCGGCCAGCTTCAGGTAGATAGAAAGCGGGGTATCGAAGTCGGCCAGGGTTTCACAGGCCAAGGGGATGCGGTTGTAGCCGGCAGCGGCCAGGCGCAGGAATTCTTCGCGGGTCATGAGTAGCCTCGGAGCAACAATGAGAGTCGGGCAAACGGACGGGCCGGCAAAGGCCGGCGGGCAGAAGTCAGGCGCGCCAACGCCAACGGGCCAGGGCCTTGATGACTTTCATCCAGAATTTGCCGGTAACCACCACGGTGGGCTCTCTGTCTTGTGAGGCTTGAAGGTCCGCCAACGTTATCCCAGTGTCGGTGACTACGCAACCAGGCAGCAGCAGGCGCAGGTCGCCTATGACCAGGCTGGGCGCTTCCTCATCGATCGGCCGGCCGTGGTTATAGCCATAGCTCAGCCCAACGCACTGCACGCCGGCAGCCTTGGCCGCCAGCACATCACTGCGCGAGTCCCCCACAAACAGCGCCTGGCCGGGCTTCACGCCGGCCATTTTCATGACGAACAGCAACGCAGCAGGATCGGGCTTCTTCTGTGGCAGGGTATCGCCGCCGATGATCCAGCGGAAATAACGGCCGATCTTCATCTGGTCGAGCAACGGTGCGACGAAGCGTTCAGGCTTGTTGGTGATCAGCGCCATCTCCACGCCCTGCTTGCGCAGCCAGCGCAAGGTGTCGTGCACACCAGGGTATACAACCGTTAGATCATGGCTTTCGGCGTACGCCTCCATGAACAGTGCAAGGCCGCGCTCGGCCAGCTCATCGTCTACGGTCGCGTGGTCCAGGCCGCCGGCAAGTGCGCGGCGCACCAGCACCGGTGCGCCGTTGCCGACCCAGTGCCGCACGGCGTCAAGGCCGGCGGCCGGACGGCCAAGTTCGAGCAGCATGCGGTCAACGGCTGCGGCCAGGTCGGGGACTGAATCGATCAGGGTACCGTCCAGATCGAACATCACCAGCCTGGGCAGCGTCCCGGGGAACAGCTGCTCGAAGCCGCTCATGGGCGGGCCTGAGCCAGTTCGGCGCGCATCTTGGCGATCACTTCCTGATAATCCGGCGCGTTGAAGATCGCCGAGCCGGCGACAAAGGTGTCAGCGCCAGCGGCAGCGATCTCACGGATATTGTTGACGTTGACCCCACCGTCGATTTCCAGGCGGATATCACGGCCACTGGCGTCGATCAGCGCACGGGCTTCGCGCAGTTTGTCCAAGGTGCCAGGGATGAACTTCTGTCCGCCAAAGCCTGGGTTGACGCTCATCAGCAGCACCATGTCGACCTTGTCCATCACGTACTTCAGCGCGTCCAGGCTGGTAGCCGGGTTGAACACCAAGCCGGCCTTGCAGCCACCGTCACGGATCAGCTGCAGCGAGCGGTCGATGTGCTGCGATGCCTCCGGGTGGAAGGTGATGTAGCTGGCACCGGCTTCGATGAAGTCACCGATGATGCGGTCTACAGGGCTGACCATCAGATGCACATCGATCGGCGCGGTCACACCATACTTGCGCAAGGCGGTGCAGACCATCGGGCCAATGGTCAGGTTGGGTACGTAGTGGTTGTCCATCACGTCGAAGTGGACGATGTCGGCACCAGCGGCCAGCACCTTGTCGACGTCCTCGCCCAAACGGGCGAAATCGGCGGAGAGAATGGAGGGGGCAATAGCGTAGGGCTGCATGGCGCACCTGTTGGCAGAATCTAGGTGGCGCGCATTGTAACTCAGGGAACCGGATAGGGGCTGATTGGCATCAATCCGTGGCGACGGGGTGTCGCCCCCCTCCCCGGTATCGGCCTTTTCGCGGGCTTGCCTGTGAAAAGGCCAATACCGGCGACATGACTCAGGCAGGCTGCTGAGTCCTAAGCTTCTCACTGCGCCCGCGCAGCCACTCCAGGGTCAGCAGCAGCACCACCGAAAAACCGATCAGCAAGGTCGCTGCCGCTGCAATCGTCGGGCTCAGGTTCTCGCGAATGCCGCTGAA from Pseudomonas putida includes the following:
- the trpE gene encoding anthranilate synthase component I; amino-acid sequence: MTREEFLRLAAAGYNRIPLACETLADFDTPLSIYLKLADQANSYLLESVQGGEKWGRYSMIGLPSRTVMRVHGYHVSILHDGVQVESHDVEDPLAFVETFKDRYKVADIAGLPRFNGGLVGYFGYDCVRYVEKRLGACPNPDPLGVPDILLMVSDAVVVFDNLAGKMHAIVLVDPSEEQAFEQGQARLQGLLAKLREPITPRRGLDLSGPMAAEPAFRSSFTQEDYERAVDTVKEYILAGDCMQVVPSQRMSIDFQAAPIDLYRALRCFNPTPYMYFFNFGDFHVVGSSPEVLVRVEDNLVTVRPIAGTRPRGANEEADRALEDDLLSDDKEIAEHLMLIDLGRNDVGRVSCTGSVRLTEKMVIERYSNVMHIVSNVTGQLAEGLTAMDALRAILPAGTLSGAPKIRAMEIIDELEPVKRGVYGGAVGYFAWNGNMDTAIAIRTAVIKDGELHVQAGGGIVADSVPALEWEETINKRRAMFRAVALAEQRPAE
- a CDS encoding phosphoglycolate phosphatase; this encodes MSGFEQLFPGTLPRLVMFDLDGTLIDSVPDLAAAVDRMLLELGRPAAGLDAVRHWVGNGAPVLVRRALAGGLDHATVDDELAERGLALFMEAYAESHDLTVVYPGVHDTLRWLRKQGVEMALITNKPERFVAPLLDQMKIGRYFRWIIGGDTLPQKKPDPAALLFVMKMAGVKPGQALFVGDSRSDVLAAKAAGVQCVGLSYGYNHGRPIDEEAPSLVIGDLRLLLPGCVVTDTGITLADLQASQDREPTVVVTGKFWMKVIKALARWRWRA
- the trpD gene encoding anthranilate phosphoribosyltransferase; the protein is MDIKSALSRIVGHLDLSTEEMRDVMRQIMTGQCSEAQIGAFLMGMRMKSESIDEIVGAVSVMRELADKVELKSLDGVVDIVGTGGDGANIFNVSTASSFVLAAAGCTVAKHGNRAVSGKSGSADLLEAAGIYLNLTPTQVGRCIDSLGIGFMFAQSHHSAMKHAAGPRRDLGLRTLFNMLGPLTNPAGVKHQVVGVFSQALCRPLAEVLQRLGSKHVLVVHSKDGLDEFSLAAPTFVAELKNDQISEYWVEPEDLGMKSQSLHGLAVENPQASLELIRDALGRRKTENGQKAAEMIVLNAGAALYAADHAMSLKAGVDLAHDVLHTGLAWEKLQELGAFTAVFKVENEA
- the rpe gene encoding ribulose-phosphate 3-epimerase, whose amino-acid sequence is MQPYAIAPSILSADFARLGEDVDKVLAAGADIVHFDVMDNHYVPNLTIGPMVCTALRKYGVTAPIDVHLMVSPVDRIIGDFIEAGASYITFHPEASQHIDRSLQLIRDGGCKAGLVFNPATSLDALKYVMDKVDMVLLMSVNPGFGGQKFIPGTLDKLREARALIDASGRDIRLEIDGGVNVNNIREIAAAGADTFVAGSAIFNAPDYQEVIAKMRAELAQARP
- a CDS encoding aminodeoxychorismate/anthranilate synthase component II, which codes for MLLMIDNYDSFTYNVVQYLGELGAEVKVIRNDEITVAQIEALNPERIVVSPGPCTPSEAGVSIEAILHFAGKLPILGVCLGHQSIGQAFGGDVVRARQVMHGKTSPVYHRDLGVFAGLNNPLTVTRYHSLVVKRETLPECLEVTAWTAHDDGSVDEIMGLRHKTLNIEGVQFHPESILTEQGHELFANFLKQTGGRR
- the estP gene encoding esterase EstP, translating into MRKAPLLRFTLATLALACSQAFAAPSPYSTMIVFGDSLSDAGQFPDLTGGTAGMRFTNRDENGNFAPVSPMILGARLGVNPDELNPSTSFGIRPDGNNWAVGGYTTQQILDSITTTSETVIPPGQPFAGLVLRDKPGYLANGLRADPNALYYLTGGGNDFLQGLVSSPADAAAAGSRLAASAQALQQGGARYIMVWLLPDLGQTPNFSGTPQQNALSQLSSVFNQSLVSQLGQIDAEIIPLNIPVLLNEALASPTQFGLASGQNLVGTCYSGNSCVENPLYGINGTTPDPTKLLFNDSVHPTIAGQQLIADYGYSILSAPWELTLLPEMAHASLRAHQDELRNQWQAPWQAAGQWQAFVATGAQDLDLDGGRTSADADGRGYNLTLGGSYRLNDTWRVGLAGGIYRQKLEAGEQDSDYKLDSYLASAFAQFRKDRWWADAALSAGHLDYQDLKRTFALGVNDRSEKGDTDGEAWAVTGRLGYNLAADSSRWQLAPFISADYARVKVDGYDEKSGRSTALGFDDQERTSRRLGLGLQGSVQVLANTRLFAEVAQEHEFEDDQQDVTMHLTTLPANDFTLTGYTPQSNLTRASLGLSHELAAGVQLRGNYNWRKSDELTQQGISLGVSVDF